One genomic window of Anaerolineae bacterium includes the following:
- a CDS encoding 2-amino-3-ketobutyrate coenzyme A ligase: MSSPLAWIQDEIEALKTSGLYNRIRTLSSPQGAWLVVDGKKVLNFCSNNYLGLANHPKVVQAAREAMEKYGVGPAAVRTIAGTMDLHVELEKRLAAFKGVESAITFQSGFNANLATIPALVGKDDVIFSDELNHASIIDGCRLSGAKIVRYNHCDPQDLEKALFEERRNHPRALVVTDGVFSMDGDIAPLDQIYEVTKKHDAILMVDDAHGEGVLGRGGRGIVDHYQLHGKVDVEIGTLSKAFGVVGGVVAGNSLIVEWLRQRGRPFLFSSAMTVPDTAACLASLEILESSTELVDRLWENTRFFKEEMRKAGFDLGKSVTPITPVMLGEAPLAQEFSKALFEEGVFAMAIGFPTVPRGKARIRVMISAAHQKEDLERGLEIFIKVGKNLKVI, translated from the coding sequence ATGTCATCACCTTTAGCCTGGATTCAGGATGAAATTGAGGCACTCAAAACCTCGGGGTTATATAATCGCATCCGTACACTAAGCTCGCCACAGGGAGCCTGGTTAGTGGTAGATGGTAAAAAGGTGTTGAATTTTTGTTCAAATAATTATCTGGGGTTAGCGAACCATCCAAAAGTGGTTCAGGCGGCTAGAGAGGCAATGGAAAAATATGGAGTCGGTCCTGCAGCTGTGCGCACGATCGCCGGCACGATGGATTTACATGTTGAACTGGAAAAACGTCTGGCAGCTTTCAAAGGCGTTGAATCGGCCATAACATTTCAGTCGGGATTCAACGCAAATTTAGCCACCATACCGGCTCTGGTTGGAAAAGATGATGTTATATTTTCTGATGAACTCAATCATGCCAGTATCATCGATGGTTGCCGCCTCTCAGGGGCGAAAATTGTACGTTATAACCACTGTGACCCCCAGGATTTAGAAAAAGCGTTGTTCGAGGAGCGCCGCAATCATCCGCGAGCGTTGGTGGTCACCGATGGGGTTTTTAGCATGGATGGGGACATTGCACCCTTAGATCAGATCTATGAAGTGACAAAGAAACACGATGCAATCCTGATGGTTGATGATGCTCATGGGGAAGGAGTGCTCGGTAGAGGCGGACGGGGTATTGTTGATCATTACCAACTCCATGGAAAAGTTGATGTGGAGATTGGGACGCTTTCCAAAGCCTTTGGTGTGGTTGGCGGGGTTGTTGCTGGCAATAGCTTGATTGTGGAGTGGTTGAGACAGCGCGGCCGCCCATTTTTGTTCTCGTCTGCGATGACGGTTCCCGACACTGCGGCCTGCTTGGCCAGTCTCGAAATTCTGGAAAGCTCAACTGAGTTGGTCGATCGACTCTGGGAGAATACGCGTTTCTTCAAAGAGGAGATGCGCAAAGCCGGCTTTGACCTTGGCAAGAGTGTCACGCCCATTACCCCGGTCATGCTCGGTGAAGCGCCTCTGGCTCAAGAGTTCAGCAAGGCTTTATTTGAAGAAGGCGTATTTGCGATGGCAATTGGATTCCCTACTGTCCCGCGTGGCAAAGCACGCATCCGGGTCATGATTTCTGCTGCTCACCAAAAGGAGGATTTGGAACGCGGCCTGGAAATTTTTATAAAGGTAGGAAAGAATTTGAAGGTAATCTAA
- a CDS encoding Dipeptide-binding ABC transporter, periplasmic substrate-binding component has product MTRKMLTIIGTGLLLLSFILGACAQPTPAPEPEQPAATEAPAATDAPAATEAPAVTEAPAETEAPAPTEPPAEETPPPKVSIATYDGKTLSVADCDYGGYIKSVEATDDYTVTFNLCKSDPAFREKLAFGVFSIYPKEWLEATAGETTRTTEGQERPVGTGPYTIQEWRRGESIVLVKNPDYWDQELIQNAPETLIFRWSTESAARMLELQAGTVDGIDNVAPEDFEVVRNDPNLQLVVRPALNIFYIGMTNTFPPFDNVKVRQAIAMGIDRQRIVDTFYPPGSEVASHFTPCSIVNGCVGEPWYDFNPEAARALLAEAGFPDGFQTKLYYRDVVRGYLPQVANVAQDIQAQLKENLNIDAEIVVMESGAFIDASAAGELNGFHLLGWTADYPHITNFLDYHFGKNTKQFGVMPPEIYEPLIEGGQIADPDQAAPIYERANNAIREFVPMVPVAHGASATAYRADVTNPQASPLGNERFVYSKGGDRDTFIFMQNGEPPTLFCADETDGEALRPCEQITEALFAFKINTTEIEPALAETCEPNADLTQWVCKLREGVKFHDGSDFTAEDVVATFNMGLNPGSPTHVGNTNIWEYYDYLWGLMWK; this is encoded by the coding sequence ATGACTCGTAAAATGCTAACCATCATTGGAACCGGGTTATTGTTGCTAAGCTTCATTTTAGGAGCTTGTGCGCAACCGACCCCTGCTCCTGAACCGGAGCAACCCGCTGCGACCGAAGCACCAGCGGCAACAGACGCGCCGGCAGCGACTGAAGCCCCAGCAGTGACTGAAGCCCCTGCCGAGACTGAAGCCCCAGCGCCAACCGAACCCCCTGCGGAAGAAACCCCACCCCCTAAAGTATCCATCGCCACCTATGATGGGAAAACGCTCTCCGTAGCGGATTGTGACTACGGTGGGTATATCAAGTCCGTCGAAGCAACCGATGACTATACGGTGACGTTCAATCTGTGCAAATCCGATCCGGCTTTCCGCGAAAAACTGGCCTTTGGCGTTTTCTCGATCTATCCGAAGGAATGGCTTGAGGCGACTGCAGGAGAGACCACCCGCACCACCGAAGGTCAGGAAAGACCGGTGGGTACAGGACCCTATACAATTCAGGAATGGAGGCGCGGCGAGAGCATTGTCCTGGTCAAGAACCCGGATTATTGGGACCAGGAATTGATCCAGAATGCGCCTGAGACCTTGATCTTTCGCTGGTCAACCGAATCGGCAGCCCGTATGCTGGAGTTACAAGCCGGTACTGTCGATGGTATTGATAATGTTGCGCCGGAGGACTTTGAAGTTGTCAGGAATGATCCCAATCTACAACTGGTTGTCCGCCCGGCTTTGAATATCTTCTACATCGGCATGACCAACACATTCCCACCTTTTGACAACGTCAAGGTGCGCCAGGCGATTGCCATGGGCATTGACCGCCAGCGGATCGTGGATACCTTCTATCCTCCAGGCTCTGAGGTTGCCTCTCACTTTACGCCATGCAGCATTGTCAATGGTTGTGTCGGTGAACCCTGGTACGACTTCAATCCTGAAGCCGCTCGAGCGCTTCTGGCGGAAGCCGGCTTCCCTGATGGCTTCCAGACCAAATTGTATTATCGCGATGTAGTACGCGGCTATCTGCCTCAAGTGGCGAATGTGGCGCAGGACATCCAGGCACAATTGAAGGAGAACCTCAACATCGATGCTGAAATTGTGGTCATGGAGTCGGGTGCGTTCATTGACGCTTCCGCGGCAGGCGAATTAAATGGCTTTCACCTCTTAGGATGGACAGCAGACTATCCACATATCACCAACTTCTTGGATTACCACTTTGGTAAAAACACAAAACAATTTGGGGTGATGCCACCTGAAATCTATGAGCCGTTGATCGAAGGTGGTCAGATCGCCGATCCCGATCAAGCTGCACCCATTTATGAACGCGCCAACAACGCCATTCGCGAGTTCGTTCCCATGGTGCCCGTGGCTCATGGCGCTTCAGCCACAGCCTACCGGGCTGATGTAACCAATCCACAAGCCAGCCCATTAGGGAACGAGCGATTTGTCTACTCGAAGGGTGGTGACAGAGACACATTTATCTTTATGCAGAATGGTGAACCCCCAACGCTATTCTGTGCTGACGAAACAGATGGTGAAGCCTTGAGACCTTGCGAGCAAATAACCGAAGCCCTATTTGCTTTCAAGATTAACACCACCGAAATTGAACCTGCTCTGGCTGAGACTTGTGAGCCCAATGCCGATTTGACACAGTGGGTCTGCAAGCTCCGCGAGGGCGTCAAGTTCCATGATGGAAGCGACTTCACCGCTGAGGATGTGGTGGCAACCTTCAACATGGGCTTGAACCCCGGTTCACCCACCCATGTCGGTAACACCAATATCTGGGAGTACTACGACTACCTGTGGGGCTTGATGTGGAAGTAA
- a CDS encoding Dipeptide transport system permease protein DppB, with the protein MLIQYIIRRFFSAIPVLFGILLVTFTLARVIPGDPCRAILGEKATQEVCDRFIREKGLDKPIPVQFWVYLQEIARGDFGQSFRYGMPVTRLLIERLPTTVELSFAALFISMIVGIPLGIISAVKHNSWIDVFTMIWANIGVSMPVFWLGLMLMYVFSLTLKDTPFWLPPSGRLSAGMSADPFYEVWGWSLPETGLRIAIAQFISRLNILNALLTANWALLKDAITHLILPSVALGTIPMALIARITRSSMLEVLGQDYVRTARAKGLPYLKIILKHAFRNSLLPLVTVIGLSLGSLLGGAVLTETIFGLSGVGRTLYDAITARDYGIVQAFTVVIAIFFVILNLIVDISYAYLDPRIRLD; encoded by the coding sequence ATGTTAATTCAGTACATCATCCGCCGATTCTTTTCTGCTATTCCGGTACTTTTCGGGATTCTACTGGTTACCTTTACACTTGCCAGAGTCATCCCCGGCGATCCCTGTCGGGCAATTTTAGGAGAAAAAGCGACTCAGGAAGTCTGCGATCGGTTTATCCGTGAGAAAGGATTGGATAAACCCATTCCGGTTCAGTTTTGGGTTTATTTGCAGGAGATTGCGCGGGGTGACTTTGGGCAGTCTTTTCGTTACGGGATGCCGGTGACGCGTTTATTAATCGAAAGATTGCCGACAACCGTAGAGCTCAGTTTTGCAGCCCTCTTTATCAGTATGATCGTTGGCATTCCGCTGGGGATTATCTCGGCGGTAAAACACAATTCATGGATCGATGTGTTTACCATGATTTGGGCGAATATTGGCGTTTCGATGCCGGTATTCTGGTTGGGTTTAATGTTAATGTATGTCTTTTCTTTAACCTTGAAGGACACCCCCTTCTGGTTGCCTCCTTCGGGGCGGTTAAGCGCCGGGATGTCCGCCGATCCGTTCTATGAGGTTTGGGGGTGGTCTTTGCCCGAGACAGGTTTACGAATTGCGATTGCCCAGTTTATCAGCCGTTTGAACATTCTCAACGCTCTGCTGACGGCAAATTGGGCGTTATTGAAGGATGCTATTACCCATCTCATCCTGCCATCGGTTGCCCTGGGTACGATTCCAATGGCATTGATTGCGCGCATCACTCGCTCCAGTATGCTTGAAGTTCTTGGACAGGATTATGTTCGTACGGCGCGGGCGAAAGGATTACCTTACCTGAAAATTATCCTGAAACACGCCTTCCGAAATTCTCTCTTGCCGTTGGTAACGGTCATTGGTCTATCCTTGGGTAGCTTATTGGGAGGCGCAGTGTTGACGGAGACCATCTTTGGGCTCTCTGGGGTTGGGCGAACTTTATATGATGCCATCACTGCCCGGGATTATGGAATTGTACAGGCATTTACGGTGGTAATTGCAATTTTCTTTGTTATTTTGAACTTGATTGTTGATATCTCATACGCCTATTTAGATCCGCGCATTCGTCTGGACTAG
- a CDS encoding Dipeptide transport system permease protein DppC gives MSDQDASPKQVSSLDAEGLSLKSVSLWQITWRRFFRRKSALVGLGILAVLVFIALTAQWIAPYDPYKPLIGIEKVQRREKPCIHLLGCPKDKPQHIMGIDGNVRDQFSRLLFGARLSLIIGISTVSFAIIIGTILGAVGGYFGGWIDNLIMRVMDVLLAFPSLLLAITIVTVLGPGLINALIAISIVSIPAYARVVRASVLSVREMDYVAASRALGGSDSHIIFKRILPNALTPLIVQGTLGIATAILEAAALSFLGLGAQPPTPEWGSMLGAERNQVFTAPHLVFYPGFAIMLTVLSFNLIGDGLRDALDPRLAHVSG, from the coding sequence ATGAGTGACCAGGATGCTTCACCAAAACAAGTGAGTTCATTGGATGCGGAGGGCTTATCCCTAAAATCGGTAAGCTTGTGGCAGATTACCTGGCGGCGATTTTTTCGGCGCAAGTCTGCCCTGGTAGGACTCGGAATCCTGGCGGTTTTGGTTTTTATTGCTCTGACCGCTCAGTGGATTGCTCCTTATGATCCTTATAAACCCCTGATTGGGATTGAGAAAGTTCAACGGCGCGAAAAACCCTGCATTCATCTCCTGGGGTGCCCAAAAGATAAACCCCAGCATATTATGGGTATCGATGGAAATGTGCGCGATCAATTTAGCCGTTTGCTTTTTGGCGCTCGTTTGAGTTTGATTATTGGTATCTCGACGGTTAGTTTTGCGATCATTATCGGTACCATTTTGGGGGCAGTAGGAGGATATTTTGGAGGTTGGATCGATAATTTGATTATGAGAGTGATGGATGTCCTCCTGGCTTTCCCCTCATTGCTCCTGGCGATCACGATTGTAACGGTTTTAGGGCCTGGTTTGATCAATGCTTTAATTGCCATCAGCATCGTCTCCATCCCAGCCTATGCGCGTGTGGTGCGTGCCAGTGTCCTCTCGGTCAGGGAAATGGACTATGTGGCAGCTTCACGGGCATTAGGGGGTTCGGATAGTCATATCATCTTTAAGAGAATTCTGCCAAATGCACTGACACCGCTGATTGTCCAGGGCACATTGGGAATTGCAACCGCGATTTTGGAGGCTGCGGCTCTCTCCTTCCTGGGGCTGGGAGCTCAACCCCCCACTCCGGAGTGGGGCTCGATGCTTGGGGCAGAACGCAATCAGGTATTCACTGCCCCACATCTGGTGTTCTATCCTGGCTTTGCCATCATGTTGACGGTTTTGTCCTTTAACCTCATAGGAGATGGGTTACGAGATGCGCTCGATCCAAGATTAGCTCATGTGAGCGGCTGA
- a CDS encoding Oligopeptide transport ATP-binding protein OppD, which yields MPENSKPLLEIKDLSTFFYTEDGVVRAVDGVDLVVYPGEVLGLVGESGCGKSVTSLSIMRLIAPPGKIVKGEIWFEGENLVAVSESRMMKIRGDRISMIFQQPQTSLNPVFTTGSQVGEVFTIHEKLKEKEAWQRAVELFRMVGIPDPERRAKSYPHEMSGGMAQRVMIAMALALRPALLIADEPTTALDVTIQAQILDLMRELRSKFGASVILITHDLGVIAEMAERVAVMYAGQIVEETDVTTLFDHPLHPYTIGLMNSIPILGRYRDKLEVIPGSVPNLIDLPPGCRFAPRCKARVENRLEICEFQNPDLIEVEKGHTVRCWLYQAH from the coding sequence GTGCCAGAAAATTCAAAGCCACTTCTAGAAATTAAAGATTTGTCCACTTTTTTCTACACAGAGGACGGTGTCGTTCGGGCTGTGGATGGGGTAGATTTAGTCGTCTACCCGGGAGAAGTTTTAGGATTGGTGGGAGAATCAGGGTGTGGAAAAAGTGTCACTTCGTTATCAATTATGCGCCTCATCGCTCCGCCAGGTAAGATCGTCAAAGGGGAGATCTGGTTTGAAGGAGAAAATTTAGTTGCAGTTTCTGAAAGCCGCATGATGAAAATCCGCGGCGATCGCATTTCGATGATTTTCCAACAACCCCAAACCAGTCTCAATCCGGTCTTCACAACCGGCAGTCAGGTTGGTGAGGTCTTTACCATTCACGAAAAATTGAAGGAGAAGGAAGCCTGGCAACGTGCGGTAGAGCTTTTCCGCATGGTAGGGATTCCTGACCCAGAACGGCGGGCGAAATCTTATCCACACGAGATGTCGGGCGGAATGGCACAAAGAGTGATGATCGCCATGGCGTTAGCGCTGCGTCCGGCTTTGTTGATTGCCGATGAACCGACAACGGCGCTGGATGTCACAATCCAGGCTCAAATCCTCGACTTGATGCGCGAACTGCGTTCAAAGTTTGGTGCTTCGGTCATCTTGATTACCCATGACTTGGGAGTTATTGCAGAAATGGCCGAACGGGTGGCGGTGATGTATGCTGGTCAAATTGTTGAGGAGACAGATGTAACAACCTTGTTCGACCATCCGCTGCACCCCTACACGATCGGGTTAATGAATTCCATCCCGATTTTGGGGCGTTATCGGGACAAATTAGAAGTGATCCCTGGCTCTGTGCCCAATCTCATCGATTTGCCACCGGGTTGCCGTTTTGCGCCGCGCTGTAAGGCAAGAGTGGAAAATCGTTTGGAAATTTGTGAATTTCAAAACCCAGACCTGATCGAAGTCGAAAAAGGCCACACCGTTCGCTGTTGGCTATATCAAGCGCATTGA
- a CDS encoding Dephospho-CoA kinase gives MSAWPGKTVIGLTGNIATGKSVVRKMLEHLGAYGIDADALSHRAIAMGAPGYQIVVDTFGKWILAPDGQIDRSKLAKIVFSDAAALKKLENIIHPLVRQAEDLLIRRTTKTVVVVEAIKLIESGFDRLCDQVWVTYAPEDVQLRRLMMKRGLSREAALQRILAQPPQEEKIKRADVVIRNDKSFEDTWQQVVNAWKGLFPEKEDEGKRAPRAGMIVERAKPSQAKEISELLREVSKGKRLLSPQEVMEAFGEKAYLLLRKDGSAEGILGWRVENLVARVDDFYISNRAPFTEAATLLIQEVEKASKELQCEAALLFLNEELKAHQEVWQKMGYQETIAQNIGVRAWQEAALEFKEPGHMLWIKRLREDLVLKPV, from the coding sequence ATGAGTGCCTGGCCTGGAAAAACTGTCATTGGATTAACCGGTAATATTGCCACCGGGAAAAGTGTCGTGCGCAAGATGCTCGAACATTTGGGAGCTTATGGCATTGATGCGGATGCGTTGAGTCATCGCGCAATTGCCATGGGCGCACCAGGTTATCAGATCGTCGTGGATACGTTTGGGAAGTGGATTCTTGCCCCGGATGGACAGATTGATCGGAGTAAACTGGCAAAAATCGTTTTCTCTGATGCAGCTGCCCTGAAAAAACTCGAAAACATCATCCATCCGCTCGTCCGACAGGCAGAGGACTTGCTCATTCGACGCACGACCAAAACGGTGGTGGTCGTTGAGGCGATCAAGTTGATCGAATCGGGCTTTGATCGCTTATGTGATCAGGTTTGGGTAACCTATGCTCCCGAAGATGTTCAATTGCGCCGCTTGATGATGAAACGAGGGTTGAGTCGCGAGGCTGCTTTGCAGCGAATCCTTGCTCAACCCCCCCAGGAAGAAAAAATCAAGCGCGCTGATGTAGTTATCCGCAACGATAAATCTTTTGAAGACACCTGGCAACAAGTCGTAAATGCCTGGAAAGGTCTCTTCCCAGAGAAAGAAGATGAAGGTAAACGAGCACCCCGAGCCGGGATGATCGTTGAACGAGCCAAGCCAAGCCAGGCGAAGGAGATCTCGGAGTTACTGCGAGAGGTTTCAAAAGGAAAAAGACTTCTCTCCCCGCAAGAAGTGATGGAAGCTTTTGGTGAAAAGGCGTACTTACTCTTACGCAAAGATGGCTCGGCAGAAGGAATTTTAGGTTGGAGAGTAGAAAACCTTGTGGCGCGGGTAGATGATTTTTACATTTCTAATCGGGCACCGTTTACTGAGGCGGCAACTTTGCTAATCCAGGAAGTAGAAAAGGCATCGAAAGAATTACAATGTGAAGCGGCTCTATTATTCTTGAATGAGGAACTGAAAGCGCATCAGGAAGTCTGGCAGAAGATGGGATATCAGGAAACCATTGCCCAGAATATTGGTGTCCGGGCGTGGCAGGAAGCAGCTCTGGAGTTCAAGGAACCAGGGCATATGCTTTGGATCAAGCGCTTGCGAGAAGATCTGGTATTGAAACCGGTGTAA
- a CDS encoding Diadenylate cyclase spyDAC: protein MNDLFANFVDNILFVLQRITWLSVIDLLLVTAIFFIVLKLIQDTQGIILIRGAIFLIVIVAMLSSLEVLPAFSWMVRNTLPALLIAIPVIFAPEIRRTLERLGRAGTLISSSQTSSGTPQVIKSVVRACARLSERKHGALIVFQRLDRLDEYIESGVQLNAKVSPELLLQIFYPNTPLHDGAVIVSNDTILAAACVLPLSSSGVLTESPERQMGLRHRAGLGISEVSDAIAIVVSEETGSISIVDNGRMIRRIDPNRLELILKALLHFPADDKRLSILVKKILGFVQSKGETHQ from the coding sequence GTGAATGATTTATTTGCAAATTTTGTCGATAATATCCTTTTTGTCTTGCAACGGATAACGTGGCTGAGCGTAATCGATCTGTTGTTGGTTACGGCGATCTTTTTTATCGTGCTGAAATTGATTCAAGATACTCAGGGTATTATCCTGATTCGTGGAGCGATTTTCTTAATCGTTATCGTAGCCATGTTATCCAGTTTAGAAGTGTTGCCGGCTTTCTCGTGGATGGTGCGAAATACCCTGCCGGCATTGTTGATTGCAATCCCGGTCATTTTTGCGCCGGAAATTCGGCGCACCCTTGAAAGGTTGGGTAGAGCAGGTACATTAATTTCCAGCAGTCAAACAAGTTCGGGAACTCCCCAGGTAATCAAATCGGTGGTTCGGGCATGTGCGCGTTTATCAGAGCGCAAGCATGGAGCGTTAATTGTCTTTCAGCGATTAGATCGCCTGGATGAATATATCGAAAGCGGTGTTCAACTGAATGCGAAAGTCAGCCCTGAACTGTTGTTGCAAATTTTTTATCCGAATACACCCTTGCATGATGGTGCGGTTATTGTTAGCAATGATACTATTCTGGCTGCAGCTTGTGTGTTGCCCCTCTCTTCAAGCGGCGTGCTGACCGAATCACCTGAGCGACAAATGGGGTTACGCCATCGCGCCGGACTAGGCATCAGTGAGGTCTCCGACGCGATTGCTATTGTGGTCTCTGAGGAAACTGGATCAATCTCGATTGTGGATAATGGGCGCATGATTCGCAGGATTGATCCGAATCGACTTGAGTTGATCCTCAAAGCATTGCTTCATTTTCCCGCTGATGATAAGAGGTTGAGTATCCTGGTGAAAAAAATCCTTGGTTTTGTGCAGTCCAAAGGAGAAACCCATCAATGA
- a CDS encoding putative secreted protein associated with spyDAC, with protein sequence MKGGFLRWLRESFSSLSLAFFLSVVVWVSAVLSSDPTLTRSLPQPIPLEIEGLNSDLTILDDLPNTVMITLRAPQSVWDRILIQPTLVHAWLDLSNLSEGEHEVEVKVRVGATPYHVVRVVPDQVNLRLEKVETKTVSVTLNVVGEPALGYQKGQLTLSPPQVQVSGAKSLVERVESVQGEMDINGAAESQRRAVKLNAFDENGMLVEGVKLIPDTVSVNQIITLLGGYRNVVVKVVTEGQLEEGYWLTNISVSPPNVVVFSTDPQLVDALPGYVETEAVDLSGLSDDVDLRVSLKLPAGVELAGEESVLVRLNIAALEGSLPITLPIDVIGLSSGLKAQLSPGQVDVLISGPVPVLKTVKASNLRVVVDLSGLMPGEYQLPPLVDLLPDSVKVASILPANISVVIVPVENGASTSTPGPTVSPNPNFILPKTPTPNLLPTATPPP encoded by the coding sequence ATGAAGGGCGGTTTTTTGCGCTGGTTGAGAGAATCATTTAGCTCTCTAAGTTTAGCCTTTTTCTTATCGGTGGTTGTATGGGTTTCGGCGGTTTTATCCAGTGATCCTACCCTTACCCGCTCGTTGCCACAGCCAATTCCCCTTGAAATTGAAGGCTTAAACAGTGACTTGACGATCCTTGACGATCTCCCGAATACGGTCATGATAACCCTGCGCGCACCTCAATCGGTGTGGGATCGCATTCTCATTCAACCCACCTTGGTCCATGCCTGGTTGGATTTATCAAATCTATCCGAAGGGGAACATGAGGTTGAAGTAAAAGTCCGGGTTGGGGCTACTCCCTATCATGTTGTCAGGGTAGTACCTGACCAGGTCAACCTTCGTCTGGAGAAAGTGGAGACGAAAACAGTATCGGTCACGTTGAATGTTGTGGGTGAGCCTGCTTTGGGCTATCAGAAGGGACAGCTTACCCTTTCACCTCCGCAGGTGCAGGTTAGTGGGGCGAAATCGTTAGTGGAACGGGTGGAAAGCGTTCAAGGTGAGATGGATATTAACGGTGCGGCTGAGAGCCAGCGACGGGCGGTGAAACTAAATGCTTTCGACGAAAACGGGATGCTGGTAGAAGGGGTCAAGTTGATCCCGGATACGGTTTCGGTAAATCAAATTATTACCCTATTAGGAGGGTATCGAAATGTCGTTGTAAAAGTTGTCACTGAGGGGCAATTAGAGGAGGGATATTGGTTGACCAATATCTCAGTCTCGCCTCCCAATGTGGTTGTCTTTTCTACCGATCCGCAACTTGTGGATGCATTGCCTGGTTATGTGGAAACCGAAGCAGTGGATTTGAGCGGATTGAGCGATGATGTTGATTTACGAGTTTCATTAAAGTTGCCTGCGGGGGTGGAGTTAGCGGGAGAGGAAAGCGTTTTGGTGCGCCTGAACATTGCTGCCCTGGAGGGTAGTTTGCCGATTACGCTACCGATTGATGTGATTGGTTTATCCTCGGGCTTGAAAGCCCAACTTTCACCCGGGCAGGTTGATGTGTTGATTAGTGGTCCTGTGCCGGTCTTAAAGACAGTCAAAGCCAGCAATCTGCGGGTAGTTGTGGACTTAAGCGGCTTGATGCCTGGTGAGTATCAGCTTCCACCGTTAGTCGATTTATTGCCCGACTCTGTAAAAGTAGCTTCTATCCTGCCGGCGAACATCTCGGTTGTGATTGTCCCAGTGGAAAACGGTGCGAGCACTTCCACGCCAGGTCCTACGGTTTCTCCGAACCCGAATTTTATCCTACCCAAAACCCCAACCCCTAACCTGCTTCCGACGGCTACCCCCCCACCTTAG
- a CDS encoding GTP-binding protein EngA yields MRKPLVALVGRPNVGKSTLFNRLIEQRLAVVDDVPGTTRDRLIAEAEWGGRFFDVVDTGGIDPRGVGISQKGEPLSVGSADYVEQIRLQAEMAVREADAVLFITDAESGVTPADREVAQILRALQRERDGNRIPPVFLVVNKADSPQRRLAAMEFYELGLGDPYPISALHGTGTGDLLDSLLAVLPEVGEEEDQDSIKIAIVGKPNVGKSSLVNRLLGQERVIVSPIPGTTRDAVDTHLTYQDIPLTLIDTAGIRRRGRIEVGVEKYSVLRSLKAIERSDVALLVLDATSGVTAQDAHIAGYILEAWKSVVIIVNKWDAIEKDNYTMQNFVQEIRQSLQFLDYAPILFISAKTGLRVEQVLPTAIRVQEERLVRLPTSKLNQILQNALDRHAPPAHAGRSLKIFYGTQVRSDPPTFLVYVNDYRLAHFTYLRYLENCIREEYPFEGTPIRIVLKNRHA; encoded by the coding sequence ATGAGAAAACCGCTGGTTGCCCTAGTTGGACGACCCAATGTCGGAAAAAGCACGTTATTTAACCGCTTGATTGAGCAACGCCTTGCGGTAGTCGATGATGTTCCGGGCACGACCCGGGATCGGTTAATTGCCGAAGCGGAGTGGGGAGGGCGGTTTTTTGATGTTGTTGATACAGGTGGTATTGACCCGCGCGGGGTGGGGATTAGCCAGAAGGGCGAACCGCTTTCGGTGGGATCGGCTGATTATGTTGAGCAAATTCGTCTCCAGGCTGAAATGGCGGTACGGGAAGCGGATGCGGTTTTGTTCATTACCGATGCAGAAAGCGGAGTTACTCCCGCCGATCGAGAAGTAGCGCAAATCTTGCGTGCCCTTCAGCGCGAGAGAGATGGTAATCGCATCCCTCCGGTATTCTTGGTGGTAAACAAAGCCGATAGCCCTCAAAGACGCTTAGCTGCAATGGAGTTTTACGAATTGGGATTGGGTGATCCATACCCAATCTCAGCTTTACATGGCACTGGCACAGGTGATCTATTAGATTCTTTGTTGGCAGTTTTACCCGAAGTGGGTGAGGAAGAAGATCAGGATTCAATCAAGATAGCCATTGTGGGAAAACCAAATGTTGGAAAATCTTCTTTGGTGAATCGCTTGTTAGGGCAAGAGCGGGTCATTGTCAGCCCTATTCCCGGAACGACTCGGGATGCGGTTGACACTCACTTAACCTATCAGGATATTCCTCTGACCTTGATTGATACTGCGGGCATTCGCCGACGCGGCCGAATTGAAGTTGGCGTTGAAAAATACAGTGTGCTGCGGTCCCTTAAGGCCATTGAACGCAGCGATGTCGCTTTATTAGTGTTGGACGCAACAAGCGGGGTGACAGCTCAGGATGCTCACATTGCTGGATATATCCTGGAGGCATGGAAGAGTGTGGTGATCATTGTCAATAAATGGGACGCCATCGAAAAAGATAATTATACGATGCAGAATTTTGTCCAGGAAATTCGTCAGTCTTTGCAATTTCTGGATTATGCACCGATCTTGTTTATTTCAGCCAAAACGGGGCTGCGGGTAGAGCAGGTGTTGCCAACTGCAATTCGCGTTCAAGAGGAACGTCTGGTGCGTCTTCCTACATCAAAATTGAACCAGATATTACAAAACGCACTGGATCGCCATGCGCCTCCTGCCCACGCCGGTCGCTCTTTGAAGATTTTTTATGGCACTCAGGTGCGAAGTGACCCCCCTACATTTCTGGTTTATGTTAATGATTATCGATTAGCCCATTTTACCTACCTGAGATATTTAGAAAATTGTATCCGTGAAGAATATCCCTTTGAAGGAACGCCAATCCGCATTGTGTTAAAAAATCGGCATGCCTGA